One Leuconostoc mesenteroides subsp. mesenteroides ATCC 8293 genomic window, CCATCAAAACGATGCCGTACCCTGGTTTTGCTACTGACTTGCAACAACCTATCACTCCTTTACTGCTAATAGCTCAGGGTGAAAGTACTATTATTGATACCATTTATCCAAAACGAGTGAAGCATATTGCTGAATTACGTCGTATGGGTGGTGATATTGCTTCAGCTAAGCCGGGCGAAATTAAAATTAATCAGTCACCGCGCTTGGTTGGTACGGATGTTGAGGCTGCAGAAATTCGCGCAGGAGCAGCATTAGTCATTGCAGCAATTATGGCTGATGGTGAGACGATCATTAACAATGCCGATCATATTTTACGTGGATATGATCGTATTCAAGAGAAGTTAACAAGTTTAGGTGCCGACATTAATATTGAAGGCATCGATCTTATCAATCTAATGCCATAATGTATTGCGTTACGAATTAATATTTGGTATACTAGTTTAGTTAATAACTGACTCTGGGTCACGAGACTCAGGGCGCTAAGGAGAAATGAACAATGCAAGCAGAAATCCACCCAGATTATCGTCAAGTTGTTTTCATTGATGCTTCAACAGGAAAGAAGTTCTTGTCAGCTTCAACTGTAACATCAAATGACACAACTGATTTTGAAGGTAAAGAATATCCAGCAATTCGTATGGATATTACATCTGATTCACACCCATTCTACACAGGTAAGCAAAAGTTTACGCAAGCCGATGGTGCGGTCGACAAGTTCAACAAGAAGTTTGCTGGATTTGGTTT contains:
- a CDS encoding type B 50S ribosomal protein L31, with product MQAEIHPDYRQVVFIDASTGKKFLSASTVTSNDTTDFEGKEYPAIRMDITSDSHPFYTGKQKFTQADGAVDKFNKKFAGFGFKNNEDK